TTGCCTAGAGTAAAACTTACTCTTCCTTGGTCTCGACCTTGGGCACCACGTCCGGCCGCTCCTTGCCTTCCCAGCCGGGTGGACGCTTGGAGTTGTACCACGCGATCGAGCCCAGCGTCACCGCCGCGATAAACCCGACGACATACACTGCCGTAAAGGACACCGGAAAATGAGATGCAGTTTCCGCCACTGCCAAAATTAAGTTCATAAATCCGTAACTCCTAAATAAACCTGCGTTTTAGGGACTTTTCAACCTTATACAAGCTTAAAGGCGCCCGGACAACCTGCCATCTCCCCTAGCGTGGATTTAAAACCTCACTCGGAAGGGGGAGCAGGCTCTTCGAGACCTGCTTCGGGCGGTGGCGGTGCCTCTTCTACAACTGGCTCCGGCGGTGGAGGAGGAGCCTCCTCAACGTAGCTCGGTTCCTCGTAGCTGCTCGGCTCTTCGTACACTGGCTCCTCAGCGGGCGGTGCTGGTTCGGGAGCCGGCTCTTCATAGTAGCTCTCGTCACTGCCACCGCTGCTGTAGCCACTTTCATAGCCGCTGTCGTAGTAGCGCTCCTCTGAAGACGAGTAAGAGTCGCTACTGCTCTGGCTGTCAGACTCTGCGGGAGCGCTGCTGTAGTAAGCGCGCTTTGGCTGGACTGGCTTCGCTTTGATGCTGCCTTTGCGCCCATCGAGCGTCGGCAAATCTGGAAACTCCTCCGCTGCCATACCCTTGACAACATTGGCCATAAACTCTCGCCACACGTAGGCGGCTGTGCCGCTGCTGCCCCACGTAGGATAGTTGTCGTCGTTACCAAGCCACACACCGGCGACCACTTGGGGAATGTAGCCGACAAACCAGAGATCGCGCGCCTCCTCAGAGGTGCCGGTTTTACCGGCCACGGGACGACCGAGCTGAGCAGGTTTGCCAGTTCCGCTCTGGACGACCCCTTCCAGCATCCACGTCATGATGGCGGCGCTGCCCTTGTCGACGACCTGTTTGGCGGAGAATTTTGCGTCGTAGATGACCTCGCCCCGTCGATTGATAATCCGGCGAATGGCGTGGGGGTCGACGTGTTTACCCTGAGCTGCCAGAGTGCCGTAGGCGCTTGTGAGTTCCAGCAGGTTCACTTCTGAGGCGCCGAGGGCGAGGGAGTAGGTCGGGTTGAGTTTTGATTTTACTCCCATGTCCTTGGCCATCTTGATCGTGGGCTCAAAGCCCACATCTACGATGGTTCGGACGGCGATGACGTTGACGGAATTGATCAAGGCGTCCCGCATCGACATCCAGCCGGTGTACTTGCGGCTGTAGTTCTTGGGGCTGTAGCCGTCGACGGTGTAAGGAGCATCTAGATAGCCGTCGTAGGGCGAAAAACCAGCGGCGATCGCGGCAGTGTAAACAAAGGTTTTGAAGGTCGAGCCTGGCTGCCGCTGGGCCTGCGTGGCGCGATTGAACTGGCTCTTGGTGAAGTCGCTCCCGCCCACAATGGCTTTGACTTCTCCATTGCGCGGATCGATGGCCACCAGAGCTGCCTGCTCGAATCCTTGGGCGGGTCCATCTAGCTCGATGGCGTCTTTGATGGCGGCCTGAGCAAACTTCTGCCACTGGAGGTTCATGGTGGTTTCCACCGTCAAGCCGCTGGCTTCTAGGACCTCAGGCGACACATACTTTGGCAGCTCTTTCTGCACATAGGACGTGAAGTAAGGCGTTTCGCTGTAAAGCCGCTTGGGGGCGCCAGGGGTGAGCTTGAGGGGAGATGCCTTGGCGTCGGCTGCCTCTTGAGCTGAAATAAAGCCTGCTTCGACCATGCGAGCAAGGACGATGTCTCGCCGCGCTTGGGCAGTCTCGGGGTCGATTAGGGGAGAATAGGCGCTCGGGGCGGGGGGCAAACCGGCGATCGTGGCGATTTCCCCAAGGGTGAGCTTATCCACGGACTTGCTGAAGTAGGCCCACGCGGCGTCGCTCACGCCGTAGGCTCCAGAACCCAGGTAGACCAGGTCGAGATAGCGCTCAAGAATCTGCTTTTTGCTGAGTTCGCGCTCGATCTTCTGGGCGAGACGGGCCTCGCGGAGTTTGCGGGTGAGACTGCGCTCCTGGTTGAGGAAGACGATGCGAGCGAGCTGCTGCGTAATGGTGCTACCCCCCTCAACAACGCCTCCCGCAAAAAGATTGGTGAGCGTCGCGCGCGCAATCGAGGGATAGTCAACGCCACCGTGTTGATAAAAGCGGCGATCCTCGGCGGCAACAAAGGCTTCGAGAACCAGGGGCGGCACTTTGTCGATATTGAGGCGATCGCGTGTCGCCGGGCCTATCTGCTGCAAAATCGTGCCGTCTGACGCTTTGAGCGTGAGCGTTCCGTCGCGCACAAAGGTGGCGATCTCTGCTGTGTCCGGCAATCCGCGGTCTAGCGCGCGCACGCCTAGCCCGAAAGCCACGAGCATTCCGCTGCTCAATCCGACCGCGCCAACGCCCAGCCACAGCAAGGGCCGTCGGCGGGGCGACCACTGAGATGCCCGGTTGAGCCATTTCGGCGATGTTTCTGTCCCGAGCCCCAGACGCTGCCGCAGTCGACTGGAGGTGTTCCGAAGCGGTTTTAGAACCCCGGCGAGACCTGTTCGCTGCCCTTTCGATGCTCGCCGCGATCGCCCCTTCTTAGGAGCATTGGAAGATGTCTTTGCCGACTCTACCGGATCTTGCTTCGGAGTGTAATTTGCCACGTTATGCCCTCACTCACACCACCAGAGTTCCTAGCAACAAGCCCCTCGCCCATCAAGAATGGGAGTCGGGGCCACACTGTCTGTAGGCTATGTGCTGGTTCACCAAAAGGGGTAGGCACGCCACTGCCTTCCCAATTTGCTCTCAATTTTAGGTCCAAGCTGTCTGGCTGACATCCGCATTCTCGATGGACTTCGAAGTTGCCATTATTAAAATCAAGGCCCAGAAAGGAAGACTGGCTTGCTTTCTGGGCCTTGAAGGCTGAGAGATCTCTAGCTAGCGCGAAAGACCCAAAAGGATTGATTTGGGGCAGATTCTAGGCAAGCGCTCGGCCCATAGCCAAAGCTGCCACCAGCATTCCCAAAACCAAAAAAGGCTGAGCACTGGCCTGGTATTTCACGTCGTTCTTGAGGGGATCACGGAGGAAATACATATCCTGGAACGTGATCTGGGGGATGACCAGCAGTAGCAAAATCGCGGCGTAGAGATTTTGTTGGATGCTGATCAAGTAGCCTGCAATGCCTGCTTGGAACAGGTCAATCATCAGGACGCAGATCCAGGCGGCGCTCTGAATCCCAAACATGACCGGTAGCGACTTGAGACCGAGCTGGCGATCGCCTTCCACGCTCTTGAAGTCATTGACCACGGCAATACCCAGACCCGCCAAGCTGTAGAACAGCGTCACCACAACAATGGTCGGCGTCAGCTCTCCAAACAGAGCCTGACCCGCCCACCAGGGCAGCGCAATGTAGCTTGCTCCCAGAGCATAGTTCCCCATCCAGCCATTTTGCTTCAGCTTGAGTGGAGGCGCTGAGTAGATGTAGGCCAAGAAAGTCCCCAAAAGCGCCACCGCCGTTACGTGGGGGAAGCTGTGGCCTGCCCACAGGTCCAGGGCGTAGGCCACGCCGATCCCCGAAAAGAGCAGCACCAAAATCTGTGCAACCACCTGAGGCACCGAAATCGCTCCGGAGGGGATGGGGCGATAGGGCTCGTTGATCGCGTCGATTTCGCGATCGTAGAAATCGTTGAGGGTCTGGGTGTAGCCGGTCAGCAGCGGACCCGACAGCAGCATACAGGCAGCCGCCACCAAGACATTCTCCAGGTTCCAGGTGAAATGTCCCGAAGAGGCTGCGCCGCACACCACGCCCCAGATCAGCGGGATCCAGGTGATGGGCTTCATCAGCTGAAGACGGATCTTCCAAATGGAGGTTTCACCCGCTTCTGCGCCCTTCATGCCCAGCAGTTGGCGGGCTTTGGCGGTCCGGTTGCCGTTGGTAGACAAATCACCCGCCGCTTCCTGGGCGGGGGGCTCTAGCGTCTCAACTTTTTCGGGAGAGTAGTCAGGCGTTGGATCTGACATGGCACTTCCTGTGTGGCTAAAAGGCGGATGAAAGAAAAAACTGAAATCAGCAGAAATCGGCAGGTCAAGACACCCCTTGAAGGTCTTGATCACCGGGGCTTGGCGACGCCCTCTAGGCTGGGAGCGATCGCGCAGTTCCTGCCCCAAACGTCTCCAGCAATCGCTTAAAAACTGATCGTCAAGTAGCCGTTTTGGAACTTGGCGCCGGTCACTTGGCGACCGCTTAGGGCCGGAGGAAGCGCAACATTGCGCCGCTGATCGCCTGCCTCAATGGTCACCTCGGGGCCGTACTGGGTCAGCTTGACCTGTTTCTTGTCAAATCCTGGCAAGAAGAGATGAACTTTGCGCTCTGCCACGTCAATGGTGACAGGACGGGGCGCCTGAGCCGCTTGGCCAAAGTCGGGCATCGCTGCCATCAGCCCGTCCCAGTTGCCGTCGGCGCGGGCGGGAAGCGAGGCCACCGGTAGGGGAGAGAAGGTCTGACCCACGAGCTCAGCGATCGACGCTCCGGGATCGTAGGCCTCAAAGAGCTTTTCGAAGGCCGGGGCAAACTGGGCGGCGATCGAGTCAGCAATCACAGACTCATTGATCAAGATGCCGCCGACGGTCAGGCCGATTTGCTGGGCGCTGCCCCATAGATAACGGGCTGTGGCGATCGCCGCAGGATCTCCCGTTGTCACCAGGTAAGCCGCCACCCGAGTGGGATTGGCGATCGCCTCAATTCCCTCATTCAAAATATTGTTGGCCTGCTGGGTCGGCTGGGCAAACGTGTCGCCAAGGAGATTCACATTCAAAATGGCGCTAGACACCGGCTGAATGAACGGCGAGAGCGCTCGACCCACATCGGAGTCCGCAAAAACCTGACGGAACCGCCGAATGTACCAGCTCGCCATCTCAGGCATGCCAAACATTCGCAGCGTGGTTTGATCGCCGGGGCCATCATAAATGATGACGTCGTAGCGATCGCTCGCGTCGTACTCTCGCAGCGCGTTCAGAGCAAGGGCGCTGTCCATGCCCGGCAACACCCCCAGCTCCTGGCCATAGACGGCCTTGAGAACCGGAGTTCGCAAGTACTGGGCCTCAATGCCCTTCACCTCATCCCAGCTTCGCTCCAGCATGGTCGCCGTCTGAAGCTGGACCACCTGCAGATTGGGCGCAATCTCTTGAGGATCGCAGCCCAGCTCCACATTCAACAGCAGCCCGAGGCTCGGTCCCGGATCTTGATTGACCAAAAGGACTCGTCGCCCCTGACTGGATAGGCGCTTGGCAGCAGCGATCGCCACCGTCGTTCGGCCAGTACCGCCTTTGCCCAAAAACGTCAAAATCAAGGCCATTGGCAGTCCTTTAACTCCCTAACTCACGTCGTTTTGAGTGGTCTCAATGAGCCTGACAAGCTCACACTGTCTCGCTTTCATAGTAGCGAGAGCCCAAGAAACGTGGGGTCAGGCGCTGCTGCCATACCCAGAAACGCCAGCGATGGTTGCCCATCTGTTATGAACCTGGCAAATGACCCTAGCGAGCAGCTTCGAGCTCGTCTTCAAAAAACCAGGTGGCAAACTTGTCTTCAAACTGAACGACAACGCCAACGCCGCTACCATCAACCATCTTGTACTCGCGGATCACCCCCGTTTTGCCAAGGCGGCCAATGACTTCTTGGGGCGCTCGGTCGCGCAGCCGACGTACTCGCACTTTCTGCCCGATTTCCATTACCAGTCCGTTCTTGAATTAAATAAATAGGATGTAAACCACTCCACAGTTTATCAGGCTGATGCACAGCATTTGGCGCTTCGCTGCGGTGAGTTTGCCGAGGGCCGAATCAACGGTGCAAAACCACCGCGATCCCGCGCTACAGTGGATGCTGGAAATCGGGAACAGTCTATGTTGGCGAAGAGAATTCTGCCCTGTTTGGATGTAAAAGCGGGTCGCGTTGTCAAAGGGGTCAACTTTGTCGACCTCAAGGACGCGGGTGATCCGGTAGAGCTAGCCCAGGTCTACAACGAAGCAGGGGCAGATGAGCTGGTGTTTCTCGATATCACCGCCACTCATGAAGACCGCGACATTATTTTGGATGTTGTGTACCGCACCGCCGAGCAAGTGTTTATCCCGCTAACCGTGGGGGGCGGCATCCAAAACTTAGAAACAATTAAAAATTTGTTAAGAGCCGGGGCAGACAAAGTTAGCATTAACTCTTCTGCTGTCCGGGATCCAGACTTTATTAACCGGGCCAGCGATCGCTTTGGTAACCAGTGCATTGTGGTGGCCATTGACGCCCGCCGTCGCCCCGACCCCACTAACCCCGGCTGGGATGTCTACGTCCGGGGCGGCCGCGAAAACACGGGCCTCGATGCCCTCGCGTGGGCCAAGGAAGTCGCCCAGCGCGGTGCGGGAGAGCTGCTGGTGACCAGCATGGACGCAGACGGGACCCAGGCGGGCTATGACCTTGCCCTGACGCGGGCGATCGCCGAACAGGTGGAAATCCCCGTGATCGCCTCTGGTGGAGCGGGCAACTGCGACCACATCCAAGAAGCCCTCACAGAGGGCAAAGCAGAGGCCGCGCTTCTAGCGTCTTTGCTGCACTATGGTCAACTGACTGTCGAACAAATTAAAAAACACTTAGCAAAAAACAATATTCCGGTCCGTTATCCCTAGAATAGAGGCCTAGCCCTGAAACCCGTAGGTCGTGCATAAACCTAAAATCTCTGTCTGACTGGCTTTTGGCCTTGCTCCAAAGTCCTGACAAAGCGACCTACGCCCCATACAGCTCAATCCACCTTTTCAGAGACTTGCTCCTGACCGCGCCCTCGCTCTGACTGCGACTAAGCCCAGACACCATCTGGGTTTGGCTGGTACGCAGCTTTTCCACCGCAAGCAGTCTCTAGCAAAAACTGCTGCCCTAGGGAGGGACTGAGCGCCCCTTTATCTTGCTGTCGGCGCCTGTTGGGCGCCCAATTCATAGACCTGATCTCGCTCCAGACCAAACTGGAGCCAAGGAGTTTACGTAACTTAATATCTGTTACAATACGTAAACATCGGCGATACGTTTCTCTAACTTCTAAAAAATGATTCTTATATTAATCATCGTTATAGCGTTAGTCGCCTGGGCGCTTCACCTCATGGAAGAGGCAATGGAGCACCGAGAATTTTCTTTGATGCTCGCCGGTTTCCTGGTGGCCTCCTCTGCGGCTGCCTTGGTGGGTGTGTACTTCCTGATGGGAGGCTATGTCGGGTATTTGACCCAGACCGCTCAGCACCTGGAGGGACAGCACTACGCGTCGCAGTCGTGGCTTGTACAAGTCTGCGAATCTGCCAAATGCTCTGAGTCTCCGACAGTCACCTACATTGAGCTCAGCCAGCTACTTCAGCCCTAGGATCTAGAAAGGCCCTGCCTCAAAAGTGTGTCTGGCGATCGCGTTTTGCCTGAGCCCAAGGGGTCGATTTCGCTTCGTCCCGACCCGTCCCTCAGAGGCGATCGCAGCCTGTACCCGCCAAGCTTTTTCAGAATCTCTAAAATCTTCAAGGTTTCTTGGATTTTTTCTTCTTTTAACTTGCCATAAGTTGTCTAAATTCTGAATTTTTTCTAAAGATCTTTCTAAAGATCAAACGGCTTTCTCAAAAATTAAGTTTTCCAGGCGACATCGCTGGCAGAAAATCTACTGCAAACAGCTTTGAGCGCTCAAATTCTAATGACAACTAGACGCAAAGGGGCTCGAAAGTCCGAAATTCTCTGTTGAGGAGAGCGGAGCAACTTGATAAGGTAGTAGACCGCGGAGCGATCGGATTTTGACAAGGGCGTGAGAAGCTTGCGAGTAAAAGTGCTCAGCAAATTTGTCCGATCGCTAAAGATTCGTTGTAATGCAGCCCTAGCGTCCCCAGTCAACAAGAATTGCTGCTTGAATTGAGGGTGTGAATAAGAAACTGCGCGATCGCCCCTAGATTGGCGGGTCCGGCCTCGAAGTCAATGAAGGAGTTTGCTGTATTGTATGGAGAATGCTATTCCAGAGATTGAGCACATTAGTCGTCAAATAATGAACCTGGAACGCCCCAAAAAGCCCAAGATGTTGGTGGTTGATGATGAGCCAGACAACCTTGATCTGCTCTATCGGACGTTTCGTCGAGATTTCCAAGTTTTGCGGGCTGAAAGTGGTATCCAGGCCTTAGAAATTTTGGAAACAGAAGGGGAAGTCGCAGTCATCATTTCCGACCAGCGAATGCCGGAAATGAAGGGCACAGAGTTTCTGAGCAAAACGGTGCCGCAGTTTCCCAACACGATGCGCATTATTTTGACGGGCTTCACCGATGTTGAAGACCTGGTGGAGGCGATCAACTCTGGCCAAGTTTACAAGTACATTACGAAGCCCTGGGACCCCAACGAGCTGAAGGCTGTGGTCCAAAGAGCGGCGGAGACCTACGAACTGCTCAATCAGCGGACGGATGAGCTGCGCCGCGCCCATGCTCAGATGGCTCTGCTGTCCACGATCGTGCAGGTGGCCAAGGATGCTGCGACCCTGCAAGATGCCCTACAGCCGATCGCTGAGGCCTTTTGTCAGAATTTTGCGGCAGATACCTGTGTGTTGCGCCTTGTGGAAAACGGCCAGCTCCAGGCAGCGCAAGGAGCCTTCGGCGCCGATCTGGCGGCGGAGTGGCTGGCTCAAGATCCGTTGATTCAAGAGGCGCTCTCGAGCGGCGTTGTCCAGGGATCGGTCAACATTCCGACGGATGGTGCTTTGGCGAATGTGCCCCACTATCAGTCTGCGGGTATTCAGGCCCATTTGGTGGTGCCGATCGCCTACCGGTCTCAGATCTTGGGCGTACTCTCGCTCCAGTGGCGGCAGCCTTGCCAGCTACGAGAAGATGAGCTGGCGCTCATTCATTTGTCTGCGCAGCAGGTGGCTTTGGCTTTGGCTTGCACGCTGTAGGATTGTGAGTGACGGTGTTGCCCAGATTGCCATGATTCCTCTCGATGTGGCCCAAGAGCCTGCTGCTGAACCCAGGCGTGGTACCCATGAGTCTGCTGAGCGCGTGCAGACGATTTTTGACCGTATTGCGCCGGTGTATGACCAGTTCAACGATTGGTTGAGCCTGGGGCTTCATCGAGTTTGGAAGCGGATGGCGGTGAAGTGGAGCGGCGCTCAGGTGGGCGATCGCTGCCTAGATATTTGCTGCGGAAGCGGAGACCTAGCGCTGCTGTTGGCGCAGCGAGTGGGCCGGTCGGGCTCGGTGGTGGGCCTGGATTTTTCGGCGTCTCAGCTGGCGATCGCCCAGGAGCGATCCCGCGTAGCTGGGGACCAGAGCGCTCCGGTAGAGTGGGTCCAGGGAGACGCGCTTGATTTGCCGTTTCCGGCAGAGCACTTTGACGCGGTGACCATGAGCTACGGCCTGCGGAACGTGGTGGATATTGCCCAGGCTCTGGCTGAGGTGCATCGGGTGCTCAAGCCAGGGGCGATCGCGGCGATTTTGGATTTTCACCGTCCAGAGCCTGGGCCCTTGCAAGCGTTTCAGGATTGGTATCTAGAGACTATCGTGGTCTCGACAGCCCAGCGCTTTGGCATGACCGATGAGTATGCCTACATCAGCCCCAGCCTGGCGCAGTTTCCGACCGGACAGGAGCAAAAGGCGATCGCCCTACAAGCAGGCTTTGCCCAAGCAACGCACTATCCCATCGCTGGTGGCATGATGGGAGTATTGGTTGTGCAAAAATCCAGCCCTTAAAGCGCAGTCCGCTACTGGATCTTCCCTTGGATCTCTCCACGTTTCTACTGATTGTGGCGCCGCCTGTGACGGGAGGCATCATTGGCTATTTCACCAATGATTTGGCGATCAAGATGCTCTTTCGCCCCTACCGTCCGCTGTACATTGGCGGTCGCAAGCTGCCCTTTACACCCGGCCTGATCCCGAGCAATCAGGAGCGGCTGGCCCAGCGAATCGCAGACACGATTATGGGGTCTCTGCTGACGCCGGCGGAGCTAGAAAACCTGGCGCGGCGGCTGCTGCAAACTGAGCGCGTGGAAGGGGCGATTTCGTGGCTGCTGCGCTCGGCGCTCAATCAAATTCGCTCCGATCAAGAGCAGAAAACGGCGAAAATTCTCAGCAATGTGCTGCGAGATCTGTTTAGCGAGTCGCTGCCGCGGATGCTGCGCGTGCTGGCCCGGCGTGAGGACTTCTTGGAGGTCCAGCTCAACCAAATTTTTGATCAGGTGCTGCTCGACTTGCAGCTCAACGCGGCCCAGGCGACGCAGCTGGCGGACTGGCTGCTGACTGAGGTGCTCTCACCCAATATGGTTCGCCAAGGTCTGGTGGACTTTTTGACCGATCGCAACATTCAGGTGATCGATGAGGGGTTTCGAGAGCGCACCAGCGGCACCTACTGGGTGGTGGCTAACTTGTTTGGGGTGCGAAATTCTCTGGTGCGCCTGCGCACCTACTGCCTAGATGAGCGGGAGGAAAGCAACGCTCGGATTGCAGAGCTAATTGCGAGCCTGGGAGTGCGCGATCGCCTGCGAGAGCTGCTGCGGGACCTATCGCTACAGAATCTGCCGGTGTCCACCGTGCGCCAGCTGCGCAAGACGATGCGGGACACGGTGCGCGTGTACCTGCAAGATCGCGGTACGGAAGTTCTGCAAGGACTGGGTTCGTCCCTGGATTGGGATTACATCGCGGCGCTGATTTTGGGTCGCCTCAGCCAGTCAGAAACCGTGACGACATCCCTGGATTTGGTCAGTCGCGAACTCGCGCTCATTTTGGAGCGCTACCTGGAACAAGATCTTGAGTCGATCGTGGCCCAGGCAATTCCGATTTTGAATATTGATCAGGTGATTATTAATCGCGTGAAAGCGACGTCTCCAGAAGACTTGGAGGCGGCTATTCAGGGGATCGTGCGCAGTGAACTGCAGGCGATCGTCAATTTGGGCGGTATTTTGGGGTTTGTGATTGGCTTGCTCCAGGCAACGACCTTGCTGTTGCGCTAGTGAATCTCTTCGTCTTCGTCGAGCAGGTCAGCGTTGCCCTTGGCCCACTCCTGAAGCGCCTGCTGGCGGCTGCGCCGGGAGGACTGGCGATATTTTTTGGGCTCTAGCTTGGGCTCATACTGGATCTGCCCTTCTTCGCGGGACTTGACCTTAAAAGTAGCCTCGCCTTCGCTGGTTCGGTTGAGGGCGTCTTGGCGGGCGATCGCCTCATCGAGCAGCTGCAAATAGTAGGGATAGCGCTCCCAGTCTCCCCGCACAGCGCAGTTTGGCTCGTCTCGGTGCAGGCAGTCGCTGAACTGGCAGCGATCGCGGTGCAGGCGATCGCGAATCTCTGGGAAACACTGCGTTAGGGCTTCTGGCGTGCAGTCAAGCTCGGGCTGATTGAAGCCAGGGGTATCGGCTAGCAGCCCGCCTCCAGGCAGATGAAAAAGCTCGACATGGCGGGTTGTGTGGCGCCCGCGCTGCAGCTTGCCCGAGACATCCCCCACTCGCAGCTCGAGCTCCGGAATCAGCAGATTGATCAAGCTGGACTTGCCAACCCCGGACGGCCCGGAAATGATGGTCGTCTGTCCCTCTAGCTGCCTCAAAATGTCTTGCAGCCCTGCGCCCTGGGCCACGCTGATCATAATCGGCTCATAGCCCCAGTCCGTGAGACGAGCGTGCCACTGGCACTGCTCCTCGGCCGAAACCAGATCGCGCTTGTTAAAGCACATCTGCACGCGCATACCGGTGGACTCGGCCTTGACCAAAAAGCGGCTGAGCTGAAGCGGCTCGACCGGCGGCGCGCTCAGGGCAAACACCAGCAAAATCTGGTCCGCATTGGCGACGGGGGGGCGATTGAGCTCAGTCTGGCGTGGCAGCACTTCGGCGATCGCTCCTCGACCGCCAGCCCAGTCAGGCTCCTCTACCAAAACGCGATCGCCCACCATCACCCGCTGACCGGTTTTCTTCAAACGCGATCGCCGGGTACACAGCAAATCCCGAGTCGGCAGGGGCTCATCTGCTGTTTGATCCGCCAAGCGGACTTGATAGTAGTTTGCCTGAACCGCCAAAACCGTCCCTAGCCAGCCCTTGCTTTGCTCAGTTGGGGCGGTGTCTGCCATTGGGATCTTCACAGAGCGCTCTCAGGACGGCGGATTCTCAGCGCAAAAAAGCTGGAGTGATCCTCGATCTGCTCCACCGCGTAACCTGCCATCGTTAGGCTATCAGGCACCTGCTCCATCGGCTCTCCCGGATCGAGCCAGACTTCCAGCACTGACCCTGGAGTCATCTGCTCAAGGCGTAGCTTGGTGCGCACAAAGTTAATAGGACAGGGCGTACCCCGCAGATCCAGCTGAGCATCTGCTGCAGGAAAATCCACAAAAGCCTGGCTCATCCGCGGAATAGCCCTCCCAAAAAGCCCTCAATACCGCCCTTACCAATGCGATCGCCGCGCAGCTTTGCCAGTTTTTCCAGCAGCTCTCGTTCCTCAGTGCTCACCCTCGTCGGAATCTCGACCTGAACCGTGATCAGGTGATCGCCCCGGCTCACCGAATTTCCCAGCTTGGGAACACCGCGGCTTTCGAGGGTCAGCACCGTCCCCGGCTGCGTCCCCGCCGGAATCAGCAGCTCCTCCGGCCCGTCCACCGTATTGACTTCCAAGCGGCAGCCCAAAATTGCCTGGAGGTAGCTAATCTTGATTTCAGAGAGAATATTAATGCCATCTCGCTGGAACTCGGGATCCTCATTCACAAAGAGATAGACGTAAAGATCCCCTGGAGGACCACCCCGCTGGCCAGCATCGCCTTCCTTCGATACCCGTAAGCGCGTCCCGCTATCAACCCCCGCCGGAATCGTAATCTTCAGCTTTTTCGTCTCCTGCTTGCGACCGTTGCCGCCGCAGACCTCGCATTTTTCCTCCACCACCTGCCCTTCCCCATTACAGGTCGGGCACACCG
This genomic stretch from Geitlerinema sp. PCC 7407 harbors:
- the psb35 gene encoding photosystem II assembly protein Psb35, yielding MNLILAVAETASHFPVSFTAVYVVGFIAAVTLGSIAWYNSKRPPGWEGKERPDVVPKVETKEE
- a CDS encoding transglycosylase domain-containing protein, yielding MLVAFGLGVRALDRGLPDTAEIATFVRDGTLTLKASDGTILQQIGPATRDRLNIDKVPPLVLEAFVAAEDRRFYQHGGVDYPSIARATLTNLFAGGVVEGGSTITQQLARIVFLNQERSLTRKLREARLAQKIERELSKKQILERYLDLVYLGSGAYGVSDAAWAYFSKSVDKLTLGEIATIAGLPPAPSAYSPLIDPETAQARRDIVLARMVEAGFISAQEAADAKASPLKLTPGAPKRLYSETPYFTSYVQKELPKYVSPEVLEASGLTVETTMNLQWQKFAQAAIKDAIELDGPAQGFEQAALVAIDPRNGEVKAIVGGSDFTKSQFNRATQAQRQPGSTFKTFVYTAAIAAGFSPYDGYLDAPYTVDGYSPKNYSRKYTGWMSMRDALINSVNVIAVRTIVDVGFEPTIKMAKDMGVKSKLNPTYSLALGASEVNLLELTSAYGTLAAQGKHVDPHAIRRIINRRGEVIYDAKFSAKQVVDKGSAAIMTWMLEGVVQSGTGKPAQLGRPVAGKTGTSEEARDLWFVGYIPQVVAGVWLGNDDNYPTWGSSGTAAYVWREFMANVVKGMAAEEFPDLPTLDGRKGSIKAKPVQPKRAYYSSAPAESDSQSSSDSYSSSEERYYDSGYESGYSSGGSDESYYEEPAPEPAPPAEEPVYEEPSSYEEPSYVEEAPPPPPEPVVEEAPPPPEAGLEEPAPPSE
- the chlG gene encoding chlorophyll synthase ChlG, with amino-acid sequence MSDPTPDYSPEKVETLEPPAQEAAGDLSTNGNRTAKARQLLGMKGAEAGETSIWKIRLQLMKPITWIPLIWGVVCGAASSGHFTWNLENVLVAAACMLLSGPLLTGYTQTLNDFYDREIDAINEPYRPIPSGAISVPQVVAQILVLLFSGIGVAYALDLWAGHSFPHVTAVALLGTFLAYIYSAPPLKLKQNGWMGNYALGASYIALPWWAGQALFGELTPTIVVVTLFYSLAGLGIAVVNDFKSVEGDRQLGLKSLPVMFGIQSAAWICVLMIDLFQAGIAGYLISIQQNLYAAILLLLVIPQITFQDMYFLRDPLKNDVKYQASAQPFLVLGMLVAALAMGRALA
- a CDS encoding ArsA family ATPase: MALILTFLGKGGTGRTTVAIAAAKRLSSQGRRVLLVNQDPGPSLGLLLNVELGCDPQEIAPNLQVVQLQTATMLERSWDEVKGIEAQYLRTPVLKAVYGQELGVLPGMDSALALNALREYDASDRYDVIIYDGPGDQTTLRMFGMPEMASWYIRRFRQVFADSDVGRALSPFIQPVSSAILNVNLLGDTFAQPTQQANNILNEGIEAIANPTRVAAYLVTTGDPAAIATARYLWGSAQQIGLTVGGILINESVIADSIAAQFAPAFEKLFEAYDPGASIAELVGQTFSPLPVASLPARADGNWDGLMAAMPDFGQAAQAPRPVTIDVAERKVHLFLPGFDKKQVKLTQYGPEVTIEAGDQRRNVALPPALSGRQVTGAKFQNGYLTISF
- a CDS encoding DUF2862 domain-containing protein is translated as MEIGQKVRVRRLRDRAPQEVIGRLGKTGVIREYKMVDGSGVGVVVQFEDKFATWFFEDELEAAR
- the hisF gene encoding imidazole glycerol phosphate synthase subunit HisF, whose protein sequence is MLAKRILPCLDVKAGRVVKGVNFVDLKDAGDPVELAQVYNEAGADELVFLDITATHEDRDIILDVVYRTAEQVFIPLTVGGGIQNLETIKNLLRAGADKVSINSSAVRDPDFINRASDRFGNQCIVVAIDARRRPDPTNPGWDVYVRGGRENTGLDALAWAKEVAQRGAGELLVTSMDADGTQAGYDLALTRAIAEQVEIPVIASGGAGNCDHIQEALTEGKAEAALLASLLHYGQLTVEQIKKHLAKNNIPVRYP
- a CDS encoding response regulator, with translation MENAIPEIEHISRQIMNLERPKKPKMLVVDDEPDNLDLLYRTFRRDFQVLRAESGIQALEILETEGEVAVIISDQRMPEMKGTEFLSKTVPQFPNTMRIILTGFTDVEDLVEAINSGQVYKYITKPWDPNELKAVVQRAAETYELLNQRTDELRRAHAQMALLSTIVQVAKDAATLQDALQPIAEAFCQNFAADTCVLRLVENGQLQAAQGAFGADLAAEWLAQDPLIQEALSSGVVQGSVNIPTDGALANVPHYQSAGIQAHLVVPIAYRSQILGVLSLQWRQPCQLREDELALIHLSAQQVALALACTL
- the ubiE gene encoding bifunctional demethylmenaquinone methyltransferase/2-methoxy-6-polyprenyl-1,4-benzoquinol methylase UbiE; translation: MIPLDVAQEPAAEPRRGTHESAERVQTIFDRIAPVYDQFNDWLSLGLHRVWKRMAVKWSGAQVGDRCLDICCGSGDLALLLAQRVGRSGSVVGLDFSASQLAIAQERSRVAGDQSAPVEWVQGDALDLPFPAEHFDAVTMSYGLRNVVDIAQALAEVHRVLKPGAIAAILDFHRPEPGPLQAFQDWYLETIVVSTAQRFGMTDEYAYISPSLAQFPTGQEQKAIALQAGFAQATHYPIAGGMMGVLVVQKSSP